gttgaataatttgttttgttgaattgatttagaattattttttaattttttaattttttttgtatttataaaatcgatttttatatataaaatcgattttttgtattttacaaaacgatttttctatataaatttgattttttggattttacaaaatcttttttgtatataaattcgattttttggattttacaaaacatttttaatatctataaaactttttttgtgattaaaaactattatttgggatttaaaaatatttttaatatatatatattattaaaactattttttgtaattattaaactattttttatttattaaaactattttttgtttattagacctatttttatatatttattaaatatttttaatatctataaatctttttttgtgattaaattatttgggatttttaaaaaaaaaaaattaatttatatatttctgtatttattaaatatttgtttttaatttacaggtctcagaTGATCAGACCtagcctcgacagcgtcgtggtcgtggtggtacggggagccagtctcgggattccagccattttcaggattccccttcgccccacaggtCCAACCATACATATAACtatagtattatatattaattgctCGGTTATTATTAAGAGTCCTAAGGAATAGAAATAAGAAATATTAGTAATCCATAATACTGTTAGACAAAAAGATAacttttttctttgtatatttGATTTGAAAATTTGCACTTGAAATACGATATTAGATGACTaagataaacatttaaatatgaggataatatttaaaaaataattctgGTATATATTATTGACACCCCTAAATAATTCCAATAGCACGTACAAATTTTCAAGGAATTATATATTTCAGATCGCTAGGCCATATATGTGACAACATATCCACCtactcatatttttttgaacaagtcgcctatatatatatacaggtCTAAGTAGTATgcaaatttctttataaaattaattattactaaaaaacaagagacgttttcaaaaaaaaaaaatagtactcAATCAATCCGTACTGAGAAAATATGTCTCTTATTACAATCTATAGTTTGTTCTCAActatttaaaagtatataacaTGATTGAAACCTGatcaaaatatgatatttatttcGAACATATTTTAGTTAGaacaataataattataatctaatttataataattgttACTCTATTTAATGCAGGACTTACACAGAGATTTTACCCGGCTATGCCAGGTATGaatctttttatataaataaccaTAGTTTGGTATTTACTTAAATTTAAGTTAACTAAATTATTCTTAATGGTCCACAACGCAACTTCCGATCATCTAAATACCTGATCTCtttcttacatttttttataatacttAGCTActccttttatttttaaacaattgcATAGACTCCATATTCACAACTTTtccatttttctaaaaaatacaatactcctattccaaaaaaaaaacattgaactTATAACCGAGAAATAAACTATTAACATACTTTTTCGCGCGTAGCGCCGTGAGTGGATCTAGTGATAGTTAAGAAACGGATGCTCCAATCGGATACCAAAGGAAACAAAATctacaaaagaaataaagaacGTAATGATAAGTAAGAAAATGCGGATATTTATAGTCTCTTTCCAAATCGATTATAGTGGTGCATccatgaaatatctatttatatCCACCGTTTAAGTTTGTTTAACctatttaagttttatattaTCCCATTTAAATTTAACCCATTTAAGTTTTATGCGGATACTGTTTGTTTAACCCAtttaagttttatattaaacactaaataaaaaataagtgaaaaagtgtgatttgtgatttgacaAAATTATGAGAGAAATTACTTACACTACCTTTTTTCTAATacatattttcatgtttacgtTAACCAAATTTATCATTGGttttaaagagataaatcatactatatattaattgaaaatttgatttttttttcttatgtattgCTAATAggttaagtttaaaaaaatagttataatttgattggttgttgacgtttattagttatttattttaatcggatctaaaaataaaatgtaactatagaactaattaatataaattaccaaataacacaagtaatattacaaataatgatttatggtaactaactgtagaatttgaaaaataatatatatgttttatcaatttctttttctttatcaattatttatatataactaaataaaatactttagcTTTTTTTATTGAAAGAAATTTGATggttatatattcttatattaaaaaaaatagatttataggTAAAGaattattataacttttttatgttttctaaagtCTACGGACTCTACacaaaaacatttacaaaatatcttCATGATAAAAACATCTGATCATTGTATTGGTTCTACACAAAACAAACTCTCTTTTCATTTCTTGAAATCTAGAGTATTCCCGGTTTTTTCAAgcgttaaaataaaatataaagtaattctACAGCTAATTATCTGAATTAATCATAACTAGTGTTACTTCATGTGCCATGTACGGTCCAAAAtctgttatattttttaattatcctattataattgtaaaattaaataaattaataatttttaaatatattacaattGTGGATAATATTGAGGCAAATCTGTTAAaactattttacaaaatatctaaaattgtttttaaaatagatatgttAATATCTTTAATCTCAACGGGGGAAGAGAGGCATCGacaaatcaacaacaacaattCTTAAAGATGTTTATTTAAATTGAAGGATGGTCGTTATAgacattttatgttaatttacctaacatatatttttataaaacgcAAATTTGAACATAATTAACCCACAATTTTACTTtgataattttttgaatttataaaattagaattacaacttttgtttgatttttattaagcTATAATAACTTGTCcaacaataattaattaaattccAGCTACAAAAACTATTAATTAAAGTAAATTCAACTTTGGATTCAGAAAAGGAAAGGCTCCCTGATACGTCCATTTAATTTCATGGTTGAATTCAATTGCAGTGGTGATTgcttaaaaataattgattcaattaaagaaacattacatATACTAAGGAGTGAAAAATTGGTTAACCTTTTTCTGTCGGGCTAAAACCTTATGGTTGTCCCATTTGTCTTTTTTGACTGATTGGAAATTCAGCGTGCGAGTGTAGTTATGGACTCCTTCACATATCTCCAAACTATGGTTTCCAGGGTCTGTAAATCAATAAATAGAGAAAGTTTCTAAGCTAGAGTGCAATACTCTAAAATGGAATCTCTTCAAAATAAATGTACCAGTATCTTGTCGATGATGGATTTCTAAATATTAATCCAtgctataaataataaataataaaagctTTGAATTGCTGGAAAAAATATGAAGAACGGGCGTAGAGGTAGAGATCAAAATTCATATGGAGATGATAGAAATGAGGGTAAGGAAATTACTaagtaaatttaaataataaaaaactgtTTGAAATAATGATCATTTAACTATGAACGTGATGTGatgatattttaagaaaaaataggaTAAAGTTGCTGAAAATTAGGGGTtggtaaaaaatttattttaatcagtTTTTTCAATcagttttttcttaaaacatttttcacatgacaaattttaatttgttaagtGACTTGTGTTTTACTAATATAAAGGATATTGATTTTACGTAAGAGAAATATTTGTAATGATTAGGGTTTACTTTGTGAACTATTTTAAATCTCACAGatcttctaaaaatatatactgcAATTTTTGACTATCCaactatttgaaattaaaaattaaagtttttgattattattcaaaaattataacaatgtaaacataatatatatttcttcaaaaattataacattGCAAACACTtagtatatatctatattattattttagaagtgaatttgcttatttgtcatactCTCCATAGTTTTAAGCTTAGTCATATTTTAtgcttaattattaattttaataaataattttagtgaTTTAATTGATAACTTATCATTATCTtcagaataattaaaaattctaacGAAAATATCAtcgttaaatttatattatatttactttatcaatattatatatatgtttatataatttttggttagtaatattaaatcgaatctattttaatatatatatttcacataATATAGAATGAATCATATATCTTTTAAGATAAATTTCTTAGGATAATCAAAATCACTCATTGTGATAATTTCTTAACAAATTTTGGCAAAGAATCCGCGAAGTAATTTTTCGCTGaacacgttaaaagttagagcgtttaaagtttttatcacccataaattaaaaaaaaacaaatttcatgAATTTGATAATCATCATTATCTAAAAAGATTCCCTAGTATGTTATctagaaaatattttacatcacaatcttttgaatattttaaaaataaataaatataaatcaatgtATATTGTTTATGTATGTATGAATGTTTTCaagtttattttatgtattaaaaatattttaataaaaaaaatattctatacagttttattattatttagttaattattaaatatttcaaaagcataaaaataatttactcTAATGGTtttgaattgataatatatctatttacaaatttttgtaaaattattaagcCCGCACCAGCAAAACACcttgtatcccctatatattatttgtgaaacattacaacttctttttgtagccacatgtcatcactaggatgattcttagaattattagagaaataggttggtccatctaattatataatatttttttttattaaactaaccataaattcattattaatgtcatttattatttctttaaataaagattacgaaattgcctaatgtgagtaaagtatatatgacaattaatgattttgaataataaagatctgataaaaaatgtatcttctatcaaatttgtttaatttaaaactattaaaataatttaaaaaaaaacacaataaccatattataaaaatttagatttttctgtatattttatattttgaattttaaaaaatgataataaattactaaaactattaaaagtctcacattcaaattttgcgatccatggtttaaaatttttgctatgacaaaatacaaatgattacaaaatcatataagtaaaagtataatttaattaatcattaagatttaaaatatatatgtatatatatcattctaaattaaactataaaccatattgaataaataaatattttagtttcaaaatttactttgaataattttttttgataaaagttttgaactaacattgataaatgtttttaaattatcaattactaaaattattaatcccacaatgaaaattttgttatcagtaatttaaagtttttgctattaaaaatacatatgataaaaaaaaacatatgagtagaaagcatcatttaaaaaaaaataaacattaatattaaaaatatactatgtatgttaatatcatttaaatttaattacatatcctatcaaaaaaattttaaaaaaatatttggattaataaaattgatttatatgttcgcaccaatttaattatatatgtaatagttactgacttttaattattcaatatatatttattatttcataatatgtaagaacatataatacataaaataatttatatatataatgtttatcccgcgcaaggcgcagatcttaatctagtatatatactattaaaaccgAAGCACATTTTTTAATATCCCCTTGGTTTTTGCTAAATATTACACTTGTGCCAATCCTTTAATTATGTctaacaaattaattttcaaagcAATTACGAGATATTCATAAAGCTATACTTCCCTTTAAGaattttgatattaatttaGAACAATATTGTTTGCATTTAATACTTTGTGACATCAATTTACAACAATACAACTTCACGTTTTATACATTATCTATGTAGACAAATTTATTTGATGCCAAACTTAGAAAAACCAtatggtttttatattatactttagaCTACCtatataatctatactattcAGCATAGTGACGTAAACCCCATTGATATTTGTAGGGTATTAATAACTATTATGTTCATGACAAAGTAACATAgacattttttgaattttcacaACGTATAATATCccaaaatctagttttatttATAGAAGACACATGAAAACTAGTTTAACAAAGCGAGGGAAAAAAAGGATTTGTGATGTGTAAAATAAAAGCCGTAACGGACTCCTCTAATGTCacataagaaacaaaaagatgaaAGAAAGACATAAGATGAAAATCTCAAAGGATCCATGACAATgcaaattattaataaacatAAGGGAGGATTCTATAGGGGACAAGTCTAAGATATTCAGCCCAAATCTCCTTGTACTTCTCTGCACATCGAACCTCGTCTCTTCGTTCCCTCCATATCAACAGTATCAGAAGGTATATCGGGTAGAAATATGGAACCGGAGAACTGAGACAACACACATGAACAAGATCATAGAAGCAGCTCAGATTAGTTTTGTTCAAGTGATCGGACAATGAACTTGAAAGCTTTGGATAGTTCAAATGGTGGTTTAAAGATCATATTCTCGGGTTTCAGATCAACATCCATGAAACGGTATTTGGGGCTTATGTTTTGATATTGGTATTAACTTCTACATGACTTTGGTAGTTGTAAGATTAACTTAAGAAGAACAAGTTACCTTATTCCACAGGGCAAACTGAAGGACAGTGCAAGCATCAGGTCGCCAAGGTAATTACAGTGCCTTGCGATTCCCCTGTAATGTTTAAAAAACCGCATATAAGTTCTCGAAATGTAGCATTGTTCACCATTCCTAGCATGATTAACAATGAAAGACAGAGATGGTGAAACTGAAGCAACTagcaaaagagaaaaaagaccATACCAATAGCCTGAAGCAAGCAACTTTCCACCAACCACCACTGGAGGCTTACCCCATATAGGTGTTTTAGGGTTCTTCTTAAagatatgtttttgtttgtttgcccCTCTAAAAACCATGTACCTACCAAAAGAACAGTTTGTGGGTTTCTTAGTTTAGTTTCTACGAATataaaataactcaaaacttaCCCTATCAAGAACACAAAGCAATTGGCTACAATAGCAGGAACTGTTAGTTGTACTTTATTGTGCAAAAGCCACCAGCCCTGTCCAAAGAGAAGACATTCCAGTCACAGAATGATCAAGCATTCAAgaagaaagttttttttccCCGAGAACTACTGTTTACATGCCAAGAAGACAATAAGATGAAATTTCTATGTACAGGTTCGTTATCAAACACGCAGTTACATGCCTGAATGCTAAACGTGAAAGGAATCCACAGGAGATCTCCAAACACCAGCATGAAGCCCAACCTCTCTGCAATTATGTCCCAcctggaaaaaaataaataaatcgaaCAGTACTTAGAAGACCAATGTAAATGAGATGATGGAAATGGTTGGTAAGACAAACATGTTTGATCAAGACGCCACGAACTTACGTCGAGGTCATGTATTCTTCATGAACAAAGTAGTCCAATATATATAACTGCAATTACAGAGTTAATCAAAACTAACAAAACACGGATGATCAGATAAAGCAGAACGTACCGCACAGAAAATCTGGTAAAGAATCATCGACTGACTTAAGGAATCATCTTGAACACTTTTTGCCAGAATAGAGAGATTGATGAGCAGCCATCCCATCATTCCGGCTCTGACAAAGAAGAACCTACACAGGTAATAACTCCTATCATCATACATATACGTAAATcttgatataaatattaaacagCTACTCGATATCTGTACTACTAAGCAAACTGAAGCAGTGATCCTGCCCGGGCATACTAATAGAAGAAATAAAGGGAAAGACAGATTACTTGAGATCGATGCTCAAAAACTGAGGATTCAGCTGTATTCCAAACCACCTATTACATGAAACAACCAagatgagaaagaaaaagaaatgaaagcaGCCGTTTGGAAGAAGCAAGTGAAAGACATAACCGGAACTTTGGTTTCAAAGAAAAAGCGCAAAAGCAGTCACTTCTAGTAAATAAGATTAAAGAGTAATCTCCAGTCTTTTTAAGGGAAACTAATCGACAACCTTCATGCTTATCTAGAATCCTATCgtccaaaaaaatatgaaattcatACTCTAGTGGATCAGACTATGGATCATTCCTTAGTTTTCCTCTCCCCTAACACAACATTTTGTGAGGGAAAAAGAGAGTAGACTAAGTGAGTACCAGTCATGTACAAGGTTTCCTGAGACATGAGGCTTTAGAGAAGAAGTCTTATCCGAGGAACTTCGCCCAGAGATGTACAAGACCAATGTCACCTGAGAATAATCAGAGAAACCATAGAGTGTTACTTAAAACACTAAACAAACTAAAAAGGCACAAAAGTCTGATACTTTGGGTGATAAAAACAAGCATTAGGATTAAATCAGTCTTACCAAAACACAGAAGATAAAAGTAGCAGAGAGTAGCTCAAGTCCTCTATCAGCAACCACCTAATCAAAAAAACATTGTGACGCAATTACATATCTTAGCACCGATCATTTTGATCTGATAATGGTACAATGCTTACAAGAGGTGATACGATGCCAAGTTTCGCAGAGATTCCCAAGATAGCGACCAGCAATGTGAGTGCGAATAGACCTGAACATGTTTAGGTGGGAAATTAACAAAATCTCTCCGGAAATTTATAGAGACTTTGAGTCATCAGATCAAGTAACCATTGCATCGGTAACGAAGCTGAGAGCCGTCTGATAAAACGACGCCGCGGATAACTTTTCCGGGGAGAAGTTCTCCAGCAACGGCCAAGTAAACGAAGTAAGACACCAGCACGTAAACCTAAATACGCAATTTTGATCAGAGGAGGACTAAAAAAGTCGCAAGAACGCTGAGTCAAagctaaagagagagagagggagagagagagagggagagagagagagagcttacaGATTGCAATGAGGGAATGAGAGACCGTAGAAGAACACCGAGATCCATATCTTAGTAGGAGGATTCAATGTAGAAGACAAAGCATTCCAAATCGATTGTATCGCCTCTCCACTTCTTTTTTTAGTGGGAAGCTCGTGGATGGACTCTTGAGTCTGAGATGAGTTCACTTGTTTAATTAGAAAAATTGCAAAATAGTCCTTGGACTCTTAATTTCATATTAACTAAGCCATAAACTAAACGTTGTGTTAATCTTAAACCCCTGAGTTGCTAAAATGAGCTGTAGTGGGGCTcaattaaatttagttttaggcttttagcttaatgtcaataattttttgttttgttcttattGTTATACCATTTTCCGTCTGACAAATGTTTTATGTGGACAGTTCATATTTTGAtgataaaatttgtatttatgtagtcataaaaagagaaaatgtcGTATTCGTGACGTGTCTCTATACTGATGGtgattcaaattttatattttaaaaaaaatgaagtataCATTTACTACAGCCacatccaaaatttaatatCCGgtttattaaatttggtttacCAGATTTgttatctattattattatttttgtttttcgaCGGTTACTTATTATTGTTGGGTATAGAATACATCCTCGCACAAAGTCCACAAAATAGCTGATCTGATCCATAACCATTGGAAAGAGAATCGGTTCGTCGGGTTACGGATCGTTCTCTCTTTTAGCCAATCCAATTAGCGACTGAAAGCAATCGATTTGATGGCTTAATACAGCGGCCGATCACTCGGTCCAACGAGTTAAAAATCTTTCGAAGAAGAGCAAATTAAGTCACCGAAAAAGATACGAAATCAACGAAAAGAGAATCCGAAATCAACAACACATTTTTGGCGGCTAGAAGTAGGgtttcatttctctttctcaccgACTTGTATTTTCCGGCGAACTAGTTTTCTACCGcatatttctttatttataaaCCGGCTAAACGCCCTTTGATCTAATAAACTCGGTTCAACCAATTATGGAAAAATACATTATTAGTCGTAGCTTATAATTCAAGCATATTATTAAATTGAAAGGAGGAGAGGGTGGCGAAGCACCACACATACGCCGATAAATGGCTAACGACCATTGTTAACAGCTTTTGGAAACAACCAGAGACAAGACAACTGCTCCGCTCCATATAggttgaagaagaaaaaggtaAAACCTTAATCCCAATCAAAATTCTAGGGTTTCAActtttcgatctgatttcattTTGTGATTCGCATCGTCATACGATTTGGGTTTCATTCAGATTCGTTAGTATTTGAATCAAAGGTCTTTCCTTCTTTTTCATTCAGATCGATCGGTATGAGTACTCAGGCGACGGGTGCTTCTTCAACATCAGGGAGGAGGAGCACCACCACCACTGT
This Brassica napus cultivar Da-Ae chromosome C6, Da-Ae, whole genome shotgun sequence DNA region includes the following protein-coding sequences:
- the LOC111206750 gene encoding delta(14)-sterol reductase: MDLGVLLRSLIPSLQSVYVLVSYFVYLAVAGELLPGKVIRGVVLSDGSQLRYRCNGLFALTLLVAILGISAKLGIVSPLVVADRGLELLSATFIFCVLVTLVLYISGRSSSDKTSSLKPHVSGNLVHDWWFGIQLNPQFLSIDLKFFFVRAGMMGWLLINLSILAKSVQDDSLSQSMILYQIFCALYILDYFVHEEYMTSTWDIIAERLGFMLVFGDLLWIPFTFSIQGWWLLHNKVQLTVPAIVANCFVFLIGYMVFRGANKQKHIFKKNPKTPIWGKPPVVVGGKLLASGYWGIARHCNYLGDLMLALSFSLPCGISSPVPYFYPIYLLILLIWRERRDEVRCAEKYKEIWAEYLRLVPYRILPYVY